From Hyla sarda isolate aHylSar1 chromosome 5, aHylSar1.hap1, whole genome shotgun sequence, a single genomic window includes:
- the LOC130272922 gene encoding uncharacterized protein LOC130272922 translates to MLQSYNSHHAESCSFATAEGTLVEKHWWAIFIRRNYLAESDRNFAAETCAQIPVAALSGPKFQLWPSPAPNSSCGPLRPQIRVVALSGPKFQLWPSPAPNSSCGPLRPQIPVVALSGPKFQLWPSPAPNSSCGPLRPQIPVVALSGPQIPVEVLSGPQIPVSALSAPKFQFRPSPPQNSSFGPRRPKIPVSALAAPKLQFRPSPPQNYSFGPRRPKITVSALAAPKFSKINSKTHYSPWRRRITERSYHWQNISLCFPGGHSTKTLPCEHGRSLLQTRKLQPSITYPTLLYREGKKKLQKRHKQKQCEQSLNRSRVRAFSESPFTPFTHLMTFQKKKFEKKSIN, encoded by the exons atgttgcaaagctacaactcccaccatgctgagagttgtagttttgcaacagctgaaggcaccctggttgagaaacactggtgggCAATATTCATACGAAGGAATTACTTAGCGGAATCCGACAGAAACTTTGCAGCGGAAACATGTGCCCAAATTCCGGTTGCGGCCCTCTCCGGCCCAAAATTCCAGTTGTGGCCCTCTCCGGCCCCAAATTCCAGTTGTGGCCCTCTCCGGCCCCAAATTCGAGTTGTGGCCCTCTCCGGCCCCAAATTCCAGTTGTGGCCCTCTCCGGCCCCAAATTCCAGTTGTGGCCCTCTCCGGCCCCAAATTCCAGTTGTGGCCCTCTCCGGCCCCAAATTCCAGTTGTGGCCCTCTCCGGCCCCAAATTCCAGTTGTGGCCCTCTCCGGCCCCAAATTCCAGTTGTGGCCCTCTCCGGCCCCCAAATTCCCGTTGAG GTCCTCTCCGGCCCCCAAATTCCAGTTTCGGCCCTCTCTGCCCCAAAATTCCAGTTTCGGCCCTCGCCGCCCCAAAATTCCAGTTTCGGCCCTCGCCGCCCCAAAATTCCAGTTTCGGCCCTCGCCGCCCCAAAATTACAGTTTCGGCCCTCGCCGCCCCAAAATTACAGTTTCGGCCCTCGCCGCCCCAAAATTACAGTTTCGGCCCTCGCCGCCCCAAAATTCAGCAAAATTAATTCGAAAACGCATTATAGTCCATGGAGAAGGCGCATTACTGAGCGGTCCTATCACTGGCAGAATATCAGTCTGTGTTTTCCGGGTGGACATTCCACAAAaactctgccatgtgaacatggccgtaGTCTGTTGCAAACTCGTAAATTACAACCCTCCATCACATATCCCACATTGTTAtacagagaggggaaaaaaaagttacaaaaacgtCACAAGCAaaaacagtgtgaacagagccttaataGAAGCCGTGTTCGTGCGTTCTCGGAGAGCCCCTTTACTCCGTTTACCCACTTAATgacatttcaaaaaaaaaaatttgaaaaaaaatctataaattaa